A stretch of the Poseidonibacter parvus genome encodes the following:
- a CDS encoding LPS-assembly protein LptD translates to MLRNYVASFLLLTTLANADELKNEKFQLISQNINTENNIVIASGNVVIFSPTYYISASKVIYNKEEETFELFDNVLILKDNTIQTQSDYALVNLKNDSYSQSPVLLFDKKSNLWVNSKKSTKDDTNIELESSIISSCDCVDPAWSIRVSSASYDTDNKWVHAYNPRLYFRDVPVFYSPYLGFPTDTTRRTGLLPPTIGYSNSEGIYYSQSLFIAPAANYDLEIKPQIRSDRGYGAYTYFRYADSPYSLLKLNAGFFKEQKSYQIENDLDNQKHYGWGLEYERTKLFSKKNHQDGFYASINWLNDVEYETLEDEESTISTDEKVESKINYFYNTPRYYGGVYGRYYIDTSEDSNDSTLQELPHLQFHSYNKELFGIDNLLYSLDTKYRNYTREEGLNAQYYELSLPINYSRYFLDDYLYVNVENKVVLSKYKYTNDASTYDDGTLAQNVFSVSVGTDLIKPYDNYLHTINLNAQYSHPENLREDGDLYGITTEDSTSELSSFANTEEDREINISLNQSLYDNKNLKQVINHKLTQSILYNSVDKPKLQDAENYIKLNYNDISVSNKITYNVEDNYFTQASLDVKYKIKDLTLSAGYYKSKETTNSNKEELESYRVKADYKISKDYKVSYYENYNILEEVKSKQGINFNINDACWNFDIKYERERIPSTSTSSSIDQKILYFNLELKPLGGIKQQYELEEN, encoded by the coding sequence ATGCTTAGAAATTATGTAGCTTCATTTTTATTACTTACTACATTAGCTAATGCTGATGAATTAAAGAATGAAAAATTTCAGCTTATATCTCAAAACATTAATACTGAGAATAATATAGTAATAGCAAGTGGTAATGTAGTTATTTTCTCTCCTACATACTATATTTCTGCCTCAAAGGTAATATATAATAAAGAAGAAGAGACTTTTGAATTATTTGATAATGTATTAATATTAAAAGATAATACAATTCAAACTCAAAGTGATTATGCTTTAGTTAATTTAAAGAATGATTCTTATTCGCAATCACCTGTTTTACTTTTTGATAAAAAAAGTAATCTATGGGTTAATTCAAAAAAATCGACTAAAGATGATACAAATATAGAATTAGAAAGTTCAATAATTTCTTCTTGTGATTGTGTTGATCCTGCTTGGAGTATACGTGTATCATCAGCATCTTATGATACAGATAATAAGTGGGTTCATGCATATAATCCAAGATTATATTTTAGAGATGTTCCCGTATTTTATAGTCCTTATTTAGGGTTTCCTACAGATACTACACGAAGAACTGGCTTATTACCTCCAACAATTGGATATTCAAATAGCGAAGGAATTTACTATTCTCAATCCTTATTTATAGCACCTGCAGCAAATTATGATTTAGAAATAAAACCTCAAATTAGAAGTGATAGAGGATATGGAGCATATACTTACTTTAGATATGCAGACTCACCTTATTCTTTACTAAAATTAAATGCAGGTTTTTTCAAAGAACAAAAATCTTATCAAATAGAAAATGACTTAGACAACCAAAAGCATTATGGTTGGGGTTTAGAGTATGAAAGAACTAAACTATTTTCAAAGAAAAACCATCAAGATGGTTTTTATGCTTCAATTAATTGGTTAAATGATGTTGAATATGAAACTTTAGAAGATGAAGAAAGTACTATTTCTACAGATGAAAAAGTAGAATCAAAAATAAACTACTTTTATAACACTCCAAGATATTATGGTGGAGTATATGGAAGATACTATATTGATACATCAGAAGATTCAAATGATTCTACATTACAAGAATTACCTCATTTACAATTCCATTCATATAATAAAGAACTATTTGGTATAGATAATCTTTTATATTCACTTGATACTAAATATCGAAATTACACTAGAGAAGAAGGTTTAAATGCACAGTATTATGAACTTTCATTACCTATAAATTATAGTAGATATTTTTTAGATGATTATTTATATGTAAATGTTGAAAACAAAGTTGTGCTTAGTAAATATAAATATACTAATGATGCTTCAACTTATGATGATGGGACATTAGCACAAAATGTTTTTTCAGTTTCTGTTGGAACTGATTTAATAAAACCTTATGATAATTATCTTCATACTATAAATTTAAATGCCCAATACTCTCATCCTGAAAATTTAAGAGAAGATGGTGATTTATATGGAATTACTACAGAAGATTCTACAAGTGAATTATCTTCATTTGCTAATACTGAAGAAGATAGAGAAATTAACATTTCATTAAATCAATCTTTATATGATAATAAAAATTTAAAACAAGTTATAAATCATAAATTAACTCAATCAATTCTATATAATAGCGTTGACAAGCCAAAACTTCAAGATGCAGAAAATTATATAAAGCTAAATTACAATGACATCTCTGTTTCAAATAAGATTACATACAATGTTGAAGATAATTATTTTACTCAGGCTTCTTTAGATGTTAAATATAAAATTAAAGATTTAACATTAAGTGCAGGGTATTATAAATCAAAAGAAACAACTAATTCTAATAAAGAAGAATTAGAGTCTTATAGAGTTAAAGCAGATTACAAAATTTCAAAAGATTATAAAGTTTCTTATTATGAAAACTATAATATTTTGGAAGAAGTAAAAAGTAAACAAGGTATTAACTTCAATATAAATGATGCATGTTGGAATTTTGATATAAAATATGAAAGAGAAAGAATTCCTTCTACAAGTACAAGTTCTAGTATTGATCAAAAAATATTATACTTCAATCTAGAATTAAAACCTCTTGGTGGAATAAAACAACAATATGAACTTGAGGAAAACTAG
- a CDS encoding RDD family protein has protein sequence MSNNTDDLQLASMRSRATAFVIDDLLVTAIILIIFWNNIMAVSHDVNAMMYFMKTDLVMPLIFLKLVYQTVFVWYYGATIGKIITKIRVIDSNNWGRVTLFSAILRSIGRIFSEMFFYIGFLIGFFNDGRKTFHDLTGKTLVVNA, from the coding sequence ATGAGTAATAATACAGACGATTTACAATTAGCATCAATGAGATCAAGAGCAACTGCTTTTGTAATTGATGATTTACTTGTAACTGCAATTATTCTTATCATTTTTTGGAATAATATAATGGCTGTTAGTCATGATGTTAATGCAATGATGTATTTTATGAAAACTGATTTAGTTATGCCTTTAATATTTCTAAAACTTGTATATCAAACAGTTTTTGTTTGGTATTATGGTGCAACTATTGGTAAAATTATTACTAAAATTAGAGTTATTGATTCTAATAATTGGGGTAGAGTAACTTTGTTTTCTGCAATTTTGAGATCAATTGGTAGAATTTTTTCTGAAATGTTCTTTTATATTGGTTTTTTAATCGGATTCTTTAATGATGGAAGAAAAACATTCCATGACTTAACAGGTAAAACATTGGTTGTTAATGCTTAG
- the purD gene encoding phosphoribosylamine--glycine ligase, whose protein sequence is MNILILGSGGREYSIGLAISKEETEHNLFFMPGNGATDNLGTNINIKDYNELASWAKTNEIELTIVGPEAPLVDGVVDIFKENDLTIFGPSKAAAELEGSKVYMKNILKKYNIPTAAFIETTNEKEAHDFIDTMNLPIVVKADGLCGGKGVIIAQSFDEAKQAASDMLAGTSFGDAGTSIVVEEFLDGYELSIFAICDGENYKVLPAAQDHKRIGDGDTGPNTGGMGAYAPTPLVNDDIYQKVEDRVIKPTLEGMKKEGAPFEGVLFIGVMVVKGEPIILEYNVRFGDPECEILMPLLASPVSDLFYKGATKQLDKLDIKIKNEFGVGVVMASENYPYSSSTPAEIIVDEIVDEDLLNNSHISYAGVSKVDDKLMADGGRVLVCVGFGTSIKEARDRAYELCGQVHFAGKKIRTDIAYQALK, encoded by the coding sequence GTGAATATATTAATACTTGGAAGTGGTGGTAGAGAGTACTCTATTGGCCTTGCTATCTCTAAAGAAGAAACAGAACATAATTTATTTTTTATGCCAGGAAATGGTGCTACGGATAACTTAGGGACAAATATTAATATCAAAGATTACAATGAATTAGCTTCTTGGGCTAAAACAAATGAAATAGAATTAACTATTGTAGGACCTGAAGCTCCTTTAGTAGATGGTGTTGTTGATATATTTAAAGAAAATGATTTAACAATTTTTGGACCAAGTAAGGCAGCAGCTGAACTTGAAGGTTCAAAAGTTTATATGAAAAATATATTAAAAAAATATAACATACCAACAGCAGCGTTTATAGAAACAACTAACGAAAAAGAAGCTCATGATTTTATCGATACAATGAATTTACCAATTGTTGTAAAAGCTGATGGCTTATGTGGTGGTAAAGGTGTAATTATTGCACAAAGTTTTGATGAAGCAAAACAAGCAGCTTCGGACATGCTAGCAGGTACTTCTTTTGGAGATGCTGGAACTTCAATTGTTGTTGAAGAATTTTTAGATGGATATGAACTTTCTATTTTTGCAATTTGTGATGGTGAAAACTATAAAGTTTTACCTGCAGCTCAAGATCATAAGAGAATAGGGGATGGTGATACAGGACCAAATACTGGTGGAATGGGTGCGTATGCTCCAACTCCACTTGTGAATGATGATATATACCAAAAAGTTGAAGATAGAGTTATTAAACCAACTTTAGAAGGAATGAAAAAAGAAGGTGCTCCTTTTGAAGGTGTACTTTTTATTGGTGTAATGGTTGTAAAGGGTGAACCAATTATTTTAGAATATAATGTAAGATTTGGAGATCCTGAGTGTGAAATTTTAATGCCATTATTAGCATCTCCTGTTTCTGATTTATTTTATAAAGGTGCTACAAAACAACTTGATAAATTAGATATTAAAATTAAAAACGAATTTGGTGTTGGTGTTGTTATGGCTAGTGAAAACTATCCATATTCAAGCTCAACTCCTGCTGAAATAATTGTAGATGAAATTGTTGATGAAGACTTACTAAATAATTCACATATCTCTTATGCAGGTGTTTCAAAAGTTGATGATAAATTAATGGCTGATGGTGGAAGAGTTCTTGTTTGTGTAGGTTTTGGAACAAGTATTAAAGAAGCTAGAGATAGAGCTTATGAATTATGTGGTCAAGTACATTTTGCTGGTAAAAAAATCAGAACTGATATTGCATATCAAGCATTAAAGTAG